The Halorussus rarus genome includes the window GCGAGCACGACCTGCTGGCCAACGTCCGCGAGCGGGGCCGCCAGTTCCGCGAACTGCTCGAGGACGCCGACCTGCCGAACGCGGTCGACGTCCGGGGGCGCGGCCTGATGCTCGCGGTCGAGTTCGACACCAAGGAGCGCCGCGAGGCGGTCGTGAAGGCGGCGCTGGAGCGCGGCCTCCTCACCCTGGGCTGCGGGTACAAGACGCTCCGACTCCTCCCGCCGCTCGACGTCACCGAGCGCGAGATCGAACTCGGCTTCGACGTGTTCCGCGCGGCGGTCGAGGACGTGGCCTGAGCCGGCGGTTTCTCGACCGACTACTCCTCGGAGGCGTGGCGCTCGACCGCCTCGCCGAGGTCGAACTCGGTCTTGAGCTGGAGCCGGGGGAACTGCCCGACGACGCCGGGAGACCCGGGCTTCTGGGTCGACGTGCGGTCGATTATCGCCGAGACGTCCGCGTCGAGTCGCTCCTGGAGCGCGCGCTTGAGGGCGGGCCCGTCCTCCCGGGACTCCAGTATCGCGTCGACCACCGGGGTCCGCGGGCGCACCTCGAGCACCTCGGGGCGCTCCGCCAGCCACGCCGTCAGTTCGGGGTAGGACTTCTCGCCGAGGGTGTCGGCGATCGCGGCGTAGGTGCCGGTGAGGTCGGCGAGCCGCCAGTACCGGGTGAGCGCGTACTCGTCGACGACCTTCTGCCGACGGGTCGCCCGGTACGCGCGCCTGATGACGCCCGAATCGCCGAGTCGGTCGTAGTCGGCCTCGAATCGGACCCGGCGCTCCTCGTCGGAGTCGCCGTCCGGGGTCCAGGTCGCGTGCCAGAGATACATAGCGGCGGCTATCAATGCCCCGTTATCAATTTTTACCTTCGGGGAAGTCCGGGAGAGAATCGAGCATAGGGAACCGACCCAGGAACCGAACGACGCGCGGGCCGGTACCGTCACCGTGAGCCTCCCGCCGAGAAGATTGATAATCCCCATCGCCGAACCCTCAGCTATGTATCAACTCGGCGACTCGCTCCGCGAGGAGCCATCGCTGGCGACCCGGCTGCTCGCGGCCCTCCGGAGCCGCGTCGCGGGCGCGCTCGGCGTCCTCGCGGTGGTTGCGGTGGTCGCGCTCCCGGACCCGCTCCCGGCGTACCCGCCCGGCACCTACGCCCTCGTCGGGGTCGCGCAGGGGGTCGGCCTCGCGGTCGCGGCAGAGAACATCGTGTGGCGGCCCGCGCGGCGGTTCGACCTCGGGCGGGCGAGCAGGCGCGTGGGCGCGGTCGCCGGGGCCGCGGCGCTGTTCGTGGTGGCCATGGCCGCCCTCGGCGTCGACCTCGGGCCGCGCGACCGGGCGCTGCTGGCGGGGTTCCTGCTCGCCGGACCCGCCGCCATCGCCGCCGTCGACTACCTCAAGGCCCGGGTCCGGGCCGACCTGCTCGCGGCCGAGTTGCCCGACCGCGAGTAGGGGCCGTCGATGTCGTTCACCGCGGATGGCCCCGCGGCGTGAGCTTTTAGTCCGCCGGCCGACTCCCGACACGGTATGAGTCAACTCGCGGCGCGCGAACCCGACGTGCGGCGGTTCGAGGCGACGGTCGCCGAGGTCGACGGCCGGACCGTCGCGCTGGACGAGACGTACTTCTACGCCGAGAGCGGCGGCCAGCCCGCCGACCGCGGCACGCTGGCCGGGACCGAGGTCGAGGACGTCCGGAAGCGCGACGACGGGACCGTCGTCCACCGTCTGGCCGACGACCCGGGCGTCGAGGCGGGCGAGACCGTTACCGCCGAAATAGACGACGAGTTCCGGACCTACTGCGCCCGGGCACACACCGCGAGCCACGCGCTCTACGGCGCGGGCCGGCGAGTGCTCGACGACCTCGGCTACGGCGGGTTCGACATCGGCGAGCGCAAGGTCAGGGTCGACTTCACCACGTCGACCGACATCACCGACGAGACGCTCGCGGAGCTCGAGCGCCTGACGAACCGGGCAATCTGGGACTCGCTGCCCGTCTCCTGGGAGGAGATTCCAGAGGCCGAGGCCCGCGAACGGGACGAGGTCGCGTTCAACACCAAGACCGAGGAGGGCGTGATGAGCGAGGCCGACGCCGTCCGCGTGGTCGAGATAGAGGGGTGGGACTGGGCGGCCTGCGGCGGCACCCACGTGACCAACACCCGCGAGATCGGCCCCGTCACCGTCCTCGACAGGTCGAACCCCGGCGAGGGGCTGACACGGGTCGAGTTCGCGGTCGGGCCGACCGCGGTCCGCCGGCGGGCCGACGACGCGCTGGCCGCCCGCGAGGCCGCGCAGACCCTCGACGTCGGCGTCTCAGAACTGCCCGAGGCCGCCGAGCGCGTCGTCAGGGAGGCCGAGGAACTCGAAGCCGACCTCCGCGACGCCAGGGAGGAGCTGCTGGACGCCCGCCTCGCCGACCTCCGGGCGGACCCCGTCGAGCGCGACGGTGGCGAGTGGCTGGTCGGGACGGTGTCGGCGTTCGGTCCGAACGAGGTCGCCGACCGCGCCAGGGAGCTGGTCGCCGGCGACGCGGGCGGATCGGACGACGGGTCCGGCGCGCCCGACGCGGTGGTGCTCGCGGGCACTGACGGCGGGACGTTCGTCGTGGCCGCGACCGGGGGCACCCCGGACGCCGGCGAGGTCGTCGACGAGGTCACCGTCGAGTTCGGCGGCGGGGGCGGCGGCAGTCCGGCGTTCGCCCAGGGCGGCGGGCTGGACGCGAGCCCGGCGGAAGTCGTCGCGTTCCTGCGAGAAGAGCGACGACGATAACGTCGTCGTTCGGCGAGTATCGGCGACCGCATCAAGACTTATTCGAGTCGATTCACTATCGCGGATATGAGCGAACCGGCGGAGACGGCCGGGGCGGAGTTCTGGAGGGACGCCGACGAGGAACGGGCCCTCCAGCGATACCGGACGCTCGTCAACGCCATCGACGACGGGATATACCAGCTCGACGCCGAGGGTCGCTTCGTCGCGGTCAACGACGTCGTCGTCGAGACGACGGGGTACGCCAGGGAGCGGCTGCTCGGCGAGCACGTCTCGGTGCTCCTCGACCCCGACGACGTCGCGGCCATCGAGCGGGAGATCGGCCGGCGGCTCGCGGGCGACGACGAGCGCTCCACCACCTTCGAGTTCGACGTCCGGACCGCCGACGGCGGCCGGATCGCGTGCGAACTGCGGCTGAACCTGCTTGTCGAGGACGGCGCGTTCCGGGGAACGCTCGGGGTCGTCCGGGACGTCTCGGACAGGCGCCGGACCGAGCGAGAGCTCCGCCGGCGCGAGCGAGAGTTCGAGCGCGAGAGCAGCCTGACCGACGAGATTCTGGAGGCCAGCCCCGTCGGCGTCGTGGTCCGGGACGCCGACGGCACGGTCACGCGGGCCAACGAGCGGGCCGAGGCGCTGTTCGGCTTCGACGAGGGCGAGGCGGCGGCGGTTCCGTCCGACGGGCGACCGGTCTTCGACGAGCGGGGCCGGCCCGTGCCCACAGACGAGCGACCCTTCGCGCGGGCGCTGGAGACGGGCGAGCCCGTCTACGACCGGGTGCTCCAGGTCGAGCGTCCGGACGGCGAGACCCGCTGGCTGTCGGTCAACGCCGCGCCGATACCGGCCGACGACGGTGCGGTCGACCGGGTCGTCACCAGCTTCGAGGACGTCACGGCGATGAAGCGCCGGGAGCGCGAACTCGCCGACGAGCTCGACGAGATGTTCGGCCGGTTCACCGACGCGTTCTACGCGCTGGACGCCGACTGGCGGTTCACCCACGTCAACGACAGGGCCGAGGAGCTCATCGACTACCAGGGCGAGGGGCTGATCGGCGAGACCCTCTGGGAGGTGTTCGAGTGGGCCGAGGACTCGCGGCTCGGGGAGGAGTACCGCGAGGCGATGGCGACCGGGGAGCCGACCACCTTCGAGTTCTACTACCCCGAGCCGCTGGCGGCGTGGTACGAGGTCCACGCCTACCCCTCCGAGACCGGGCTGTCGGTGTACTTCCGGGACGTCACCGAGCGCAAGGAGCGCGAGCGCAGACTGGAGGAGTCCGAGCGCCGCTATCGGACGCTGGTCGAGCACTTCCCGAACGGCGCGGTCGCGCTGGTCGACCGGGACCTCCGGTACGTCAGCTTCGGCGGGACGCCCGAGGTAGCGGGCGTGAGCAGGACCGAGCTGGAGGGGAACCACCTGCGCGAGGGACTCCCCGAGGAGCTGGCCGACGTCGTCGTCCCCCGCTACGAAGCGGCGCTCGACGGCGAGACCGCCTCGTTCGAGGAGCGCGTCGGTAGCGGGGTCTACCAGTTCCACTTCCTCCCGGTCCGGGACGACGACGGCGAGGTGTTCGCCGCGCTCGGCATGTCTCAGGACGTCACCGACCAGAAGGAGCGCGAGCGCGACCTTCGTGAGGCCAAGTCCCAGCTCGAGGCCGCGGCCGAGGCCGGCGCGGTCGGGACCTGGGAGTGGCACATCCCGGAGGACGAGTTCATCTGCGGCACCTCGTTCGCGCGGGCGTTCGGCGTCGACCCCGAGGCGGCCCGCGAGGGCGTCTCGATAGACCGGTTCGTCACGGCCATCCACGAGGACGACCGCGACCGGGTCGAGCGGAGCATCGACGAGGCCGTCGAGACCTGCGGCGACTACGAGGAGGAGTACCGGGTCCGGAACGCGGACGGCGAGCTCCGGTGGGTCGTGGCCCGCGGCCACGTCGAGTGCGACGAGCAGGGCAACCCCGCCACGTTCCCCGGCGCGCTCGCCGACATCACCGAGCGCAAGCGGGCCGAGCGCGAGCTCGAGGAGCACCGCAAGCAGCTCGAGACGCTGTTCGAGGTGCTCCCGGTCGGCGTCCTGGTCGCGGACGAGGACGGCAGCATCATCGAGGCCAACGAGGCTGCCAAGCGCATCTGGGGCGTCGAGTCGTTCGAGGCCGAGAGCGTCGACGACTACGAGCGCTACCGGGCGCGGTGGGCCGACACCGGCGAGCGGGTCGCACCCGAGGAGTGGACGCTGGCCCGCGTGCTCGACGGCGAGGAGGTGACCGAGCCGGACGTCTTCGAGATCGAGGCCGCGGACGGCGAGCGCAGGGTCATCATGGCCCACGGGATGCCGGTCCGCGACGCCGACGGGGCGGTCGCCCGGGGCGTCGCCACGCTGACCGACATCACCGACCGCCGGGAGTCCCAGCGCCGGCTCGAGGAACACAACGAACGGCTCGAGAGCTTCGCCAGCATGCTCGCCCACGAGCTGCGCAACCCCGTCACCATCGGCCAGATATACGGCCAGCAGCTCCCCGCCGACGAGGCGCCGGAGGCTGTCGAGTACGTCACCGAGGCGTTCGACCGCATCGAGGACATGATCGACGTCATGCTCATACTGACCCGGGGCCGGGACGCGGTCGGCGAGAGCGAGCCGCTGTCGCTGGCCGACGTCGCGCGGGACGCGTGGGAGGGCGTGACCGCGCCCGAGGCGGCCCTCGAGGTGGAGGTCGACGAGGTGCTGGCGGCCGACGAGACGTACGTCCGCCACCTGCTCCGCAACCTGTTCGAGAACGCGGTCCAGCACGGCGGCCCGGACGTCACGGTCCGGGTGGGCGCACTCCCCGAGGCCGGAGACGACGCCGACGAGGGCGCGGCGACCGACGGCACAGCCGGCGAGGCCGAGACGGTCCACGGGGAGGCCGCCGGCTTCTACGTCGCCGACGACGGCGACGGCATCCCGCCGGAGGACCGCGAGGCGGTGTTCCAGACCGGGTTCACCACGGCGTCGAACAACGGCGGCACGGGGCTCGGGCTGGCCTTCGTCGAGGAGCTCGCCGACGTGTACGGATGGTCGGTCGGCGCGACCGAGAGCGAGGCCGGCGGCGCCCGGTTCGAGTTCAGGGACGTGTGGCTGGGCGCCGACGAGTAGGCCGGCCGGGCGGACCGCGCCGGAAGCACTCGGCGGCGGGCGGGCCGCCCGTTTCGCCCCCGTTCGCACTCGGCTCAATCACCCACACAAAACCACGATATAGAAGGCCGTTCAAGTTTCAAGAACACCAATCTCCCCGGACGGCTGCCGTTTGTTACTCCCTAGCGAGCCCGCGCGACGTACACCGAGAGTGATACGTTCCGCATAACAATAGCCGGGGAACCCCTCGGTTGTCGTATGAACCCTCCCGGGTTTCCCCCCAATGCGGGAGTGGTCGTTCCGGCAATCGGCACGGCGAGCAGCACGGCCGGGCTCCGCTCGCTCGGCCGCCGCGGCGTTCCGACGATCGCCGTCTCCGAGAACGCGACCCCGCCTGGGTTCGCATCCAAGTACTGCGACGAGACCGTCTCCGCTCCCGACCCGACCGTCGACCTGCTCGCCTACGAGCGGGCGCTGGTCGACCTCGCCCGGCGCGACGACGTCGGGACCGTCCTGCCGTTCCGAGAGGAGGACGTGTACGCGCTGGCGCGGAACCGCGAGGCGCTGACCGACCACGTGGGCGCGCCGTGGCCAGACCTCGACGCGCTCCGGCAGGCGCAGGACCGCGTCGAGCTGTTCGCCGCGGCCCGGCGCGCCGGCGTGGGGATGCCCGTGACCCGGCCCATCGACGAGTGGAACGACCGGGACCGCGACGTCATCGTCAAGCCGCGCTACACCGTCCACGCCGAGGAGTACGCCGACCGGTTCGACGAGAGCCGCGCCCAGTGGAGCTCCACCAGGTACGTCGGGCCCGACGAGACGCTCGACCGCGACGAGCTGGTCGCCGAGATGGGCCACGTCCCGCTGGTCCAGGAGTACGTCCCCTCGCCCGACGAGTACGGTTTCTTCGCGCTGTACGACGAGGGCGAGGCGGTCGCGACGTTCCAGCACCGCCAGCGCCGGGGGTGGAAGTACTCGGGCGGCCCCAGCGCCTACCGGGAGTCGGTCGACATCCCCGAACTCGAGTCTGCGGGCCGGCGCCTGCTCGACGAACTCGACTGGCACGGCGCGGCGATGGTCGAGTTCCTCCGGGACCCCGACACCGGCGAGTTCAAGCTGATGGAGGTCAACCCCCGGTTCTGGTCGTCGCTCCCGTTCACGGTCCAGGCCGGCGTCGACTTCCCCCACCTCTACTGGCGCCAGGCCGGCGGCGAGACCGTCGACCGGGCGCCCGACTACGAGGTCGGCGTCGCCGGCCACCTGCTGCGGGGCGAACTCCTCCACCTCCGCAGCGTCGCGGCCGACGACTTCCCCCTCGTCGAGCGGCCCTCGCTCGCGCGTCGGGCGCTGGAGATCGGCGCCTCGCTCGTCCGGCACCCGCGGTTCGACTACCTCAGCGCGGACGACCCGGGCCCGTTCGTCCGGGACCTCCGTAACACCGTCGCGACGTTCCGCGGTGACCGGGCGACCGCGTCGCCGGCGTCCGCAGCGGTCGAGGACCGACCGTCGGGGGTCCGCGTGGCCCTCCAGACCCTGCTCCGGCGATAGGGGGTGTGACAGTGAACCCAGGACAGTCGTCGCTCGACGCGGTCCTCGAACTGCTGGCGGACCGCCGGCGCCGGTACGTGCTCTACCACCTCGCGGGGGTGGGCGAGGACCGGACCCTCGAAGTCGAGAACGTCGCGGCCCGGGTCGACGAGTGGGAGCGCGAGTGGGACGCTGCCGGGAGAACGGACGCGGCGAAGACGCACGCGGTAGACGCGGACGCAGAAGACGCAGACGAAGCAGACGCGGACGCCGCGGACCGGCGGGAGCGGGTCCGCGTCGACCTGCATCACAACCACCTGCCCCGGCTGGCGGACGCCGGGCTGGTCGACTACGACGGCCGCACGGGGACGATCCGGAGCTGGGAGGCGCCGTCGCTCGACCGCCGGATCTCGGACGATTCCGAGGAGCTCCCGCGCCTCCGGGCGCTGTTGGCGGGCGAGAATCCGATGTGCGCGGCGAACGACGACGAGACCGGGGACGAAACTGCGGGCGAGGAGTGCCGATGACCGCCGCGACCGACCACGGAGCGTCTCGATGAACCCGACCACGATACGGATCCGGAAGCGACGGTACGACGGGCTGGCCGACGCCGTCGCCGGCCTCCTCGCGAGCTACGGCGTCGCGGAGCCCCCGGACGAGGACTTCGACGTCGAGACGCTGGCCGGCGCCGGGGCGTTCGAGGAGTTCGACGTCCTGCGCGACCTCGCGGTCCGGCTCGGCGAGGGCGAGCCGGTCGAGCGCGACGGCGAGGCGTTCGTCGAGGTCGAGGTCAGCGCCCACCACCTGGTCGCGGCGACGGCCGCGCTTCCGGACCTCGTCGCCGCCTCGGACCTCCCGGAGCCCGAACTCCGGGTCGTGGTCGAGGGGCTGTGCCAGGAGTACCTCCTCGCGCGCAGCGGGCAGTCGCGGGACGGGGGCGGGTGACCGGGGTGGGAGTGCGAGGAGGAGTCGCCGGAACGGGGAACCCAGAACGGGGAACTCAGAACAGGCAACTTTTTCCACGCACTCCCCGACAGGTCGGACATGGAGCTCTCCGACGAGCAACGGGCCATCCGGGACGTGGTTCGGGAGTTCGCGGTCGAGGAGATTCGCCCGACCGCGGCCGAGTGCGACGAGGACCAGCGGTTCCCCGAGGAGGTGTGGGACGGACTGGCAGACCTCGACATGACCGCGCTCACGGTCCCCGAGGAGTACGGCGGCCTCGACGTCGACCGGATGACGTACAGCGTCGTCAACGAGGAGGTCGCCTACGGGATGCTGTCGGTGGCGACCGCGCTGTCGGTCCACTCGCTGGCGACCTCCTGCATCGCGGAGTTCGGCGACGCCGACCAGCGCGAGCGGTGGCTCCCCGACATGGCCGAGGGCCGACCCGTGGGCGCGTTCGCGCTCTCGGAGCCCCAGGCCGGGTCGAACCCCGCCGAGATGACCACCGAGGCGAAGCGGGAGGGCGACGAGTACGTCATCGACGGCAAGAAGCAGTGGATAACCAACGGCGAGCGCTCGGGGGTCGTCGTCCTGTTCGCCAAGACCGATCGCGAGGACCCCCGGTCGGTCACGCAGTTCGTCGTCCCGAAGGACGCGGACGGTCTGGAGGTCGGTAAGAAGGAGGACAAGCTCGGCCTCCGGGCCAGCGACACGACGAGCCTCGTCTTCGACGACGTGCGGATTCCCGCGGAGAACCGACTGACCGAGGAGGGCAGGGGGCTCTCGGCGGCGTTCCACATCCTGACCGGCGGGCGCATCGGCATCGCCAGCCAGTCGGTCGGGCTCGCGCAGTCGGCGCTCGACGAGGCGGTCGCGTACGCGCAGGACCGCGAGCAGTTCGACAGGCCCATCGCCGACATCCAGACCATCCGGCACAAGATCGCCGACATGAAGACCCGGCTGGAGGCCGCCCGGCTACTGACTCGGGACGCCGCCCGGAAGGCCGACCGGGGCGAGGACGTCGAGATGGCCGCCAGCATGGCGAAGTACTTCGCCAGCGAGGCCGCGGTCGACGTGACCAACGAGGCGGTCCAGATCCACGGCGGCTACGGTTACACCACCGACTTCGACGTCGAGCGCCTCTACCGGGACTCGAAGATCACGACCATCTACGAGGGGACCAGCGAGATACAGAAGAAGGTCATCGCCCGGAACGTGCTGGAGTAAGTTACCGCTCGGCACGCCCGGCGGAGCGCAGCCGACCCGCGACCGCCGCCGGAACCCGGTCGCGAACAACGGTCGAACCACCGGCACGTTTATTAATTCCGACCGGAACTGAACGAACGAGATGGTCGTCTCCGAACCCTCCGCGCTCGTCGACTTCCCGGCGGACGCGGCACTGGCGGCGGCGCGCGAGGAGGCCGACGCCGCGGTGGGCCTCTGCGTCGAGTACACGCCCGAGGAGTTCCGGACTCTCTACGCCGACGAGCAGACGGTGGCGCTGTACGGCGGCGACCGGGAGGCGATGGCCGACCACTTCGAGGAGGTCCACTCGTTCGTCCACGTCGACTTCACCGAGCGGGACCTGTTCGCCGACATCTTCCGGAGCGCGGGCGAGGTCCGGTCGTTCGTCACCGTCATGGACCACGTCGCGCTGATCCGAGTGCTGGTCGGTCAGCAGGGGCTGTTCCTCGCGGTCGACCCCGACGCAGACGTCACCGCGCTGGTCGAGGCCGTGGAGGCCGAGGTCCGGTGACCGCTCGCGCGGGACGACGGGCGCGCCGTCCGAAGCGACCGATACCCCTTTTTCGCCGGTGGTCCTACCGCGAACCGTGACCCGAGACGACGCCGGAACGCCGGTTGCGGACGGCGCCGGGCCCGACGACCCCGCGGCGGTGGTGTACGACCTCGACGGCACGCTGGTCCGCCTCGACGTCGACTGGCAGGACGTCGAACGCCGGCTGGTCGCCCTGCTGGAGCGGGAGGGCGTCGACGCCGACCCGCTGAGCGCGTGGGACCTCCTCTCGGCTGCCGAGGACGCGGGCGTCGGCGACGAGGCCGACGAGCTCATCGCCGAGGCCGAGCGCGAGGGCGCCCGAGTCTCCGAGCGCCTTCCGCTGGCCGACGAACTGCTCGCCCGCGAGATTCCGGTCGGGGTCTGCTCGCTCAACCACGAGGCCGCGGTCCGCATCGCGCTCGACCGCCACGACCTCGGACCCCACGTCGGGAGCGTCGTGGGTCGAGGCACCGTCCCCCACCGCAAACCCCACCCGCGGGCGCTGCTCGCGACGGTCGAGGAACTCGGCGTCGCGCCCGAGGACGTGCTGTTCGTCGGCGATTCGGCCAGCGACGAGGAGACCGCCGAGCGCGCCGGGACGCGGTTCGAGTGGGTGTAGCGACGCTCGACATCCAAGCCGCGACGGTCAGTGACGCAGTCCACGAACGGCGCCCTGTGACGCAAGTCACCGTCCGGGTGGACTGAAAGGGGCCGCCCGGTCGCGTTTACCTGGTCGCCTGGCCGACCCCTATCCGAAGCAGTCACGCGAGCGGAGCGAGCGTGACCTCGGAAATCGCAGCCGAGGAGCGAAGCGACGGGGACCGTCTTCCGGCGAGCGCAGCGAGCGGAGGATATGTCGCTGAGCGACCGTCTCGTGAGCGAAGCGAACGAGACCTCGGAAGTCGCATGCCCGCGCAGCGAAGCGAGCAGGAACGTCTTCCGGTGGCGACCGGGCGGGGGCTTTCGGGAACGTCTTCACTGTGCCTCGGTAGTCGTTCTGGTTCTATCCTACAGTTACCAGAATACAAAGCGACAACAGGAGACAGAGAACTGCGACGCTAGAAGAACCAATAGACGATCACGACGCCGAATCGGACGCGTCCTCCATCCGCCGAGCGTAGAGGAAGACGGCGACCGCGACGACGAACCAGACCAGCGCGCCGACCCGGACCGCGAACGACACCCGCGACGTCCAGGTCGGCAGCGAGACGCCGACGACCCACGACAGCAGCGCGACGACGGGCGCGCCGACCACGATAGTGAGGACGAAGGTGGTCTGCATCACCCACCCGTAATCGACGCCCTCGGGGTCGTGGGTCTCGACTGGTTCGGGCACGGTTCGAAGGCGCGGCGCTCGGGGCTTAAACCTTGTAGATTTGCGGCGTCCCGCGCGACTGGGGCTCGGTTCGCTCGGCCGAGCCGGTCCGGAGCCCGTCGTCGGCTCGCCGAGCCCCTTCAGTATTGTAGTCTCCGCGCAATACTTACGGCTGTGACCCGTACCTCCGTCCGTGAACGCGACTGCACTCGTCGCCCTTCAGACGGGCGGCGGCCAGATGGGGAACGGAATGGGACCGGGAGGATGGGGGTTCGGATTCGGGTTCGTCGGTCTCGCGGTGATGCTGTTGCTCGTCGGAACCGCGGTCTACCTCGTCGTCCGCGCTCTCTCGACCGGCGGCGAGACGCGGACCGCCGGCGCGCGGACCGATACTACCCGGCAGACGACTGGAGGCGGGGGCGATGAGGACCCGGCGCTCGCCGAGCTCCGAGAGCGGTACGCCCGCGGCGAGATCGGCGACGAGGAGTTCGAGCGCCGCGCCCAGCGACTCCGCAACGAGGGGGACTCGCCCCGATGACCGACGAACACCGCGCGACGCGACGTGCCGTCCTCCGGGCGGTCGGAGCCGCCGGCGTCGCCGGACTCGCCGGTTGCGTCTCGGAGTCGACCGAGCAGAACGACGGCGACAGGAGGGCCCTCCGAAACGACGCCGACGGTACCGCCACGCCCCGGCAGACGCCCTCGGGACCCGCCGACGAGACGTTCCGGCTCCGGGCCGCGGAACGCACCGTCCGGCCCGGTCCGGACGCCCGGACGCGGAACTGGGTGTACGACGGGCAGTTCCCGGGTCCGGAGCTCCGGGTCGAGGAGGGCGACCTCCTTCGGGCCGAGGTGACGAACGAACTCCGGGAGGGGACCACGATTCACTGGCACGGCGTTCCGGTGCCGAACTCCCAGGACGGCGTGCCGGGCGTGACCCAGGAGCCGATCGGGACCGGTGAGACGTTCAGCTACCGGTACCGCGCGGAACCGGCCGGGACGTACCTCTACCACAGTCACGTCGGCCTCCAGCTCGACCGAGGCCTCGGCGGTCCCCTCGTCGTCGAGGAGGAGTCGCCGCACGTCGAGTACGACCGCGAGTACGTGGTCCTCCTCGACGATTACCTCGACGGCGAGCCCCGACTGCCGTCCGGGTTCGGCGGTGGCGGAAGAGGCGGAATGGGCGGGGACGGCCCCGGCGGTGGCGGCCGGGGTGGGAACGGCGGTCCCGGATCGGGTCCCGACGGCGGGATGGGTCGGATGGGCGACCATCGGCCACCGTACGAAGGGCTGCTGGTCAACGGCCGTCTCCCGACCGACCCGCCGACGTTCGACGTGAGCGAGGGCGAGCGCGTCCGGTTCCGCTTCATCAACGCGAGCAGCGCGACGACGTTCCGGGTCCGTCTGGCGGGCCACCAGTTCTCGGTCAGTCACGCCGACGGCCGCCCGGTCGAACCGGTCGCGGTGGACTCGTTCGCCTTCGGAAGCGGGGAGCGATACGACGCGGTGGTGACGGCGGACGACCCCGGCGCGTGGGAACTCCGGGCGGACGCGGTCGACGGCGACGAACCGGCCGCGCGTGCGGTCCTCGCGTACGAGGGGAGCGGGAGCGAATCGCCGGAGTCGGTCTCGTCGGGCGGCCGCCGGCTACAGTACGAGGACCTGCGCGCGCTGAATCCGATTCGGGGCATCGGCGGCGAGCCCGACCGGCGCTTCGACCTCACGCTGTCGAGGGGCATGGGCGGCGGCTACGAGTGGCTCATCGACGGGCAGGCGTACCCCGACGCCGACCCGCTCCGGGTGTCGGCGGGCGACCACGTCCGAGTCCGGATGGTAAACCGCAGTCCGGTCGTCCACCCGATGCACCTCCACGGCCACTTCTTCCAGGTCGGCGACGCCGTGAAGGACACCGTCCTCGTCCCGCCGCGCATGGGGGAGGTGACCTTCGACTTCGCGGCGGACAACCCCGGCGACTGGCTGTTCCACTGTCACAACCTCTACCACCTCGAGGCCGGAATGGCCCGGGTGGTGACCTACGGCTGAGTTCGGCCCGCCGCGGACCGTCTATCGCGCCGAAAACCCTCACG containing:
- a CDS encoding HAD family hydrolase, whose translation is MTRDDAGTPVADGAGPDDPAAVVYDLDGTLVRLDVDWQDVERRLVALLEREGVDADPLSAWDLLSAAEDAGVGDEADELIAEAEREGARVSERLPLADELLAREIPVGVCSLNHEAAVRIALDRHDLGPHVGSVVGRGTVPHRKPHPRALLATVEELGVAPEDVLFVGDSASDEETAERAGTRFEWV
- a CDS encoding multicopper oxidase family protein; this encodes MTDEHRATRRAVLRAVGAAGVAGLAGCVSESTEQNDGDRRALRNDADGTATPRQTPSGPADETFRLRAAERTVRPGPDARTRNWVYDGQFPGPELRVEEGDLLRAEVTNELREGTTIHWHGVPVPNSQDGVPGVTQEPIGTGETFSYRYRAEPAGTYLYHSHVGLQLDRGLGGPLVVEEESPHVEYDREYVVLLDDYLDGEPRLPSGFGGGGRGGMGGDGPGGGGRGGNGGPGSGPDGGMGRMGDHRPPYEGLLVNGRLPTDPPTFDVSEGERVRFRFINASSATTFRVRLAGHQFSVSHADGRPVEPVAVDSFAFGSGERYDAVVTADDPGAWELRADAVDGDEPAARAVLAYEGSGSESPESVSSGGRRLQYEDLRALNPIRGIGGEPDRRFDLTLSRGMGGGYEWLIDGQAYPDADPLRVSAGDHVRVRMVNRSPVVHPMHLHGHFFQVGDAVKDTVLVPPRMGEVTFDFAADNPGDWLFHCHNLYHLEAGMARVVTYG
- a CDS encoding DUF5822 domain-containing protein — protein: MPEPVETHDPEGVDYGWVMQTTFVLTIVVGAPVVALLSWVVGVSLPTWTSRVSFAVRVGALVWFVVAVAVFLYARRMEDASDSAS
- a CDS encoding SHOCT domain-containing protein, with protein sequence MNATALVALQTGGGQMGNGMGPGGWGFGFGFVGLAVMLLLVGTAVYLVVRALSTGGETRTAGARTDTTRQTTGGGGDEDPALAELRERYARGEIGDEEFERRAQRLRNEGDSPR